The Petrotoga olearia DSM 13574 genome contains the following window.
GTTTATATTTCTATTCCCTACGATATTCATGATTTTGTAGGGGTGGGGATCGGGATTATTATAAACAATCACCTTTATCACGGTTCTAACAACTGTTCTGGAGAATACGAATTTAAATTACGTTTAATAGAAAAAAATAATGGATATGTAAATGACTACTATGATTTTCTAAATAACCATTCAGAAGATGAAATTTTCTATGAAATTAAAACTTTCCTAAGCAAATTAGCAAGAGAAATTGGATTATTAGCAGGTATTATCGATCCTGATACGGTGATTTTTGACGGGGGTATTAAGTTTTTACCAGAAATTGCTATCAAGTTTTTGATAGAAGAAACAAGAAATAATTTATTTTTAAGTAAACAAAGAAATATCAATTTTATTACAGAGGAAAAAAACGAACCAGTAACCGCTGTTGGAGCTGCAATAAATTTCATTACCAAAATTTTTGAAGAAAAACAATACTTAGCAAAAATTTTTAAAAGACAAATTTATAGAGGTACTTTAGAAATAAAATGATTTTCAAGTGAGAGAATAAAAATTCTTTCATCCTTCAGGGAAGGCTGAGTAAAGAGACGCTGAGATAAGTATTAAAGTTTCACATCAATACATATCATACGAGGAGGAAGTTATTTTGAACAAAGATGATTTAGGCAAATTTTTTCTATTAGGTTTTCCAAAAGGAATTAAAAACCATCATTTGGATTTAATTCGAAGGGTAAGGCCTGCAGGAGTTATGCTTTATCCATCAAACATGGAAAATCTGAACAGTCTCCAAATAAATATGGAAAGATTATATGAAATTATCGACGAAGGAGTCAAATTGTTCATATCTTCGGATCATGAGGGGGGTCAACTAGAAACAGTACCTGGTATTTTTCCATCACCTGGAAACAAAGCGATAGGTTCTACTAATAACCCGAAATATGCCTATGATTACGGAGAATACTTAGGAAAAGTTCTCAAAAAAAATGGCTTTAATATGTTGTTTGCCCCTGTTTTGGATGTGTTTGCTGAAAATGCAAGCCCCGTGGTCGGATTACGAGCTTACTCAAACAATGAAGAAATAGTGTCATCTTGTGGAAATAATTTTATCAAAGGATTAGAGAAAAACAAAATCATCGCTACTTGCAAACATTTCCCCGGTCATGGGAAAGCAGTCCAAGATTCTCATTATGAAATTCCTGTAATTACAGACATCTGTGAAAAAGATATTTATCCCTTTGAAAAAGCTGTAGAACTGGGAACTAAATCGATAATGACCGCTCATATTCTTTATCCAACTTACGATGAACAAAATATAGCTACTTTATCCAAAAGTATTTTAAAAGATTTCTTAAGAGATAAACTGAAATATAAAGGAATTATTATAAGTGATGCTTTAGAGATGAAAGCCATTCATGATAATTACTCGCCTAAAGAAATAGTTAATAAATTCTTTTCTGCTACTGGAGATATACTGTTAGTTGGAGACACAGATGCTAATTTTGAACCTTTATACAATGAGTTACAAAAATCTTTTTCCAATGGAGAAATTGAAAAAGACTTAATGGAAGAAAGTTATAAAAGAATACTTTCGCTGCAAGATCAGTACATAAACACAACTTATGAAACAAGATTCCTAGCCCAAATCGCTGAAAAAGCGATATATACAAATATACAAAACAAATTGGATGTCCCTAATGTAACCTTTGTTCTTCCAAATGGAGATCCTTTATCTCCAGCAGATACAAGCAATAAAGATTACTTTGAATACAAAACTTTAGTTAAAAGCATGTTTGAAAGTTCTAAAATCATAACTTACGATGTGAAACAAGGTACAACTGATACACCCTTAGAAAGAAGTGAAGTTATTATTTCTTTCGTCGTTGATTCATCTAGATTTAAAAACCAACTAAAAATGCAAAAAAAATTAAAAGATTTTTCAAAAGAAGTTATCTACATAATTTTAAGGAACGAAAATGATCTTGATAATTATCAAGGGGAAAAATACATACTTACAAATTCTACAAAGCCAATATCTATATATTATGCACTAAAATCTGTTTTGAATTTGCCCAAATAATCCAAAAAACTTTATAAGGGGGTGATAATTAAAGATTAGTAAAACATATTTATAAGTCTCAAATACTAAAAAGGAGGTATTTAAGTATGAGTAAGAAGATTTTGTTGATGGTGTTAGTGGTTGGTTTGGCACTTTTGTCATTTGGTAAAACTAAGATCTCAGTATGGCAGTTCATGATGGACGACACTTTGTCAAAACAAGTGAAAGCTCAATTCGAGGCAGCTAATCCAGATATTGAATTAGAAATTGTTCAACTCTCATGGGCGACAGGTTTTGATAGAATTGTTACCTCCATCGCAGCAGGCAGCGCACCGGATGTCATTGAGTTAGGAAACACATGGTTGGCAACCTTTGCTTCTCAGGGAGTTTTAAGACCGGTTGATGATATTGTAGGAAAAGTAAAAGATGATTACGTTGCTTGGAATTTTGTTGAGTATCAAGGAAAAACATGGGGCTTCCCTTGGTTATTAGCGCCCAGAGCCATGTATTATAATTTAGAATTACTCGACAAAGCAGGCTTAGATCCAGATAATCCACCAAAAACTTGGAACGAACTTTTAAACGCGTCTCAAAAAATAAACGCTTTAGGGTCGGATATCTATGGAGTAGGATTATGTGTAGGAGAGTTATATAGCCCGTATCAAGAATGGTTTTTACCAGCAGTTTGGGGAAATATGGGGCATTTTGTTTCTCCTGACCTAAAAAAGGCGATTTTGAACAGTGAACCAGTCATCGAAACAGCTAATTATTACAGAGTTTTAAGCAACTATGCATTACTAGGAAAGGAATCAGAACTCGCAGAAGCTTTTGGGAAAGGAAAACTAGGATTTTTCTTTGCTGGACCTGCGTATATCAACAACACTCAAAGAGATTATCCAGAAACCATATTTGATGTGGTTCTTATCCCTAAACCAAGAGAGCATCATGGCTATCATGCCTCTTTTGCGGGTGGAGAAGTTTTAGGAATCTCTTCACAGAGCAAAAATGTAGAGGAAGCATGGAGAGTAATAGAGTTTCTGTTAAGCGAAGAAGTGGCTATGCAGATAACTCGAACCACGGGAGAAGTGTTCCCAACAAAAGTTGGAATAGAAAAGGACCCATGGTTCGAAAGTCATCCACTACATGCAACATTCCTTGAACAAAACAAATACGCCGTTCCATTCCCACCGCTAGCAGAAGCTAACAAAATCGAACAATTATTTACAAATATTGTAGAAGAAATACTACTTACAGATGCACCAATAGAAGAAATTTTACAAAAATACAACCAACAAATCCAAAATTTACTTTAAAAAATTATATGTAAAAATTATTCGGGGCAGGGGCGTATTCCCTTTGCCCCTTTTTGAAACTAAAAAAGAAAAAAGGGGACGTGTTTATTTTGAAATTAAATAGCAAGTATAACATAACAACTTTTGTTTTTTTACTTCCTTGGATAATAACTTTTATAATATTTTCTTTATATCCAATAATTTTCTCTTTTGGAATAAGCTTTACAAATTATACGGGATTAAGCCCGGAAATAAATTTTGTAGGTTTGAAAAACTATCTTTCTTTATTTAAAGATGAAATCTTTTTAAAAGCTATGAGGAATACTTTTGTTTTCGTTATTGGTACAATTCCTTTTACTACGGTAATTTCCATTTTATTAGCTGTCCTAATAAATAGCAAAATGGTTAGATTTAAAGGATTATTTAAAGCTGGCTTCTTTTTACCTTCTGTTATGTCTATGGTTGTTATCTCCACAATATGGAGATACATTTACAGTGCCGATGGAATAATAAATTACTTACTACAAACAGTAGGAATAGAAAAAAATACAGGTTGGTTGGCATCACCCGATACAGCTCTATTATCTATTATGATTATGAATGTTTGGGCAGCTATTGGTTATTATACCATAATTTTTTTGGCAGGTCTACAAAGTATTCCTGAAGAACTTTACGAATCAGCTTCTATTGACGGTGCTTCTAGCACCGATAAATTTTTTAAAATAACACTACCACTAATAAAACCTACACTCTTTTTTGTAATTGCAATAAACACAATCAGATCTTTTCAAATTTTTACAGAAATATTTACAATGACAGGCGGGGGACCATTGAATTCTACACAAACAATTGTACATTATTTATATATGACTGGATTCAGGCAGTTCAGAATGGGATATGCTTCAGCTATGGCATATATCTTAGTTATAATAATTTTAATTATAACATTGATTCAACAAAGAGCACTCAGGAGTGAATATTAATGAATATCAAAAAAAATATAATTTTATTAATTTCTTTTATGATTCTAATAATTTTTCTTTTACCTTTAGTGATCATGATTTACACCTCGTTCATCCCTCAAGGAACTATGACAAATATCGTTAAAGAATTTTACCTTAATGACTTTGAAGCCGGTTATATGAGCGTTTTAAGAAGGACGATTTCTCCTTTAGGAAATACAAACTACTCTTTATTTAAAGAATCTCCGGAGACTTCTCAATCTCTACTCATTGAATCCAAGGAGGAGAAAAATCCAGGTATTAAAATGATAGGGAGTACTAGAGATCTGAGAAAAATGGATAATTTTAATTTCTGGATAAAAGTAGACAATCCAGAAATTATCAACGGCTTTGTGAGTTTTGAGGATATTAATGGAAATTCCCAAAGTATTCCTTTTTCATATAAAAGTCAAGGACAGTGGGAACAAATACAGATTTCAAAAAAAGCTTTGGACAAAGAACAAATAAACTTGAAATACATAACGGGAATCTCTATAATATTAAATAATGAAAAAGGAATATTAGATTTAAATTTCCTAATCGATGATATTCAAATCCAGAATCAATATCCTACACTTTTGAACTACATTATAGTATGGAACGAGGAAATGTTTGGAAGATATATCTTTAATAGTTTCATAGTTTCAGGAACAATTCTTATTTCAAACCTTTTATTCTCTTCAATGGTAGCCTATGCATTTGCTAGAAGAGATTTCAAAGGGAAAAATATACTCTTTGCTATTGTGTTGATAACAATGATGATCCCTTTTCAAGTGACAACCATTCCTATATTCATTCTAATGAAGAATTTAAAGTTATTAGATACATATTTTGCATTAATATTACCTCATTTAGTTACTCCTTTTGGTATCTTTATACTAAAACAGTATATAGAACAACTTCCAATAGAAATTGAGCAGGCTGCGGTAGTGGATGGAGCAGGACCTTTTACCGTATTTTTTAAAATCATTTTACCTCTTTCCACACCAGCATTAGCAGTAATGGGAATAAATACTTTTATAACAACTTGGAATGACCTTTTTATGCCTTTAATTTTAACTTCTTCCAGGGAAATGAGAACCGCTCAAGTTGGACTTGCTTTGTATCAACAACTAACACAATTACAATGGCCTTATCTTATGTCTGCTTCAACGATCGTTGGTTTACCTATTATGATAGCGTTTTTAATATTTCAAAAACAGATTATTTCTGGCATCACAGCTGGAAGCGTAAAGGGGTGAAAAAATGGCAGATATGCTTGTGAAACTTTATGATTTGAATTACGATGAGAAAATATTTACTGAGTTAAAAGATTCTAAATTAACAGTACGGAGAGCAAAAGCACCAGAAAAATTTATTGTTTTAAATTGGATAAAAAAAGAATTTGGTGATCACTGGGCAAGTGAATGTGATGTATCTTTTTCTAACAAACCTATCAGTTGTTTCATAGCTTTAGACGAAGATAAAAACAAAATTATTGGTTTTTCTTGTTTCGATGCTACATGTAAAAATTTTTTTGGTCCAATGGGTGTAGACAAAAATTACCGAGGAAAAGATATTGGTAAAGCATTGCTTTTAATAGCTCTAAAGAGTATGGAAGAAAGTGGTTATGCATATGCCATAATTGGAGGAGTTGGTCCTGCAAAATTTTATGAAAAAACCGCAAACGCTATATTAATAGAAAATTCTGAACCAGGATTTTATAAGGGCATGTTGAAAAGTTAAGAAAAACTACAAAAATCAGAGTTTTTATTAAATAAATTAAAATATTTCCTCCTAATCGCTTCTCATTACCCATAATCAGATTTGCGATGTAACATGTTTCAGGGTAGTATTGTATTGAGTACCAAAAAAACTAGTTATTTTCAATCCTACGAGCACCTGCCACCTTATGGAAATTAAGCTGGGATGTTAAAGGGAGATAGGGGAACTTAGTATTATTTTTTCTTGGAAAGGCCTTTCCTTGATAGTGTAACAAAAATATTGGAGGTGAAAAGAGTATGAAAAAAGTGTTTGTTGTGTTTCTTTTATTGGCAAGTTTGGTTATGGGAAGCGCATTATTCGCTCAAGTAACCCAAATCCCAAGAGAAGAAGCCGTGTATGTTGCAGGTTTTCAGTGGGGACCACCAACAACTGATAATCCACTTGCAGGTGGGCCAATGACGTTCGTTTCTGATCCTAGACAGCATATTTGGATATATGAAACTTTATTCACATGGGATGCTCTCAACGGAAAGTATGTTCCTATTTTGGGAGAATCCTATAGATGGCTTGATGATCTAAGATTAGAGGTAAAAGTAAATCCAAAAGCGTATTTCCACGACGGAGAACCAGTTACGGCAGATGATGTTGTATATTCCTACAAATTAGGGCAAAAATATCCTCTAGGTCTACAGATTTGGGAATGGTTGAAAGATGTTTACAAGGTAGACAACCACACTGTAATCTTCGAGATGAAACCAGACAATCCAAACAGATTGATGGTGGAAGATGCAATTGGAGCTACCTTTATTCTTCCAGAACATATTTGGTCTAAGGTTGAAGCAGAAAATAATTATGATTTGACCAAAATCAGACAGTTTAGAAATGAAAATCCTGTAGGCTCTGGTCCCTACAAAGTTTTTTATGAAAGTCCAGAAACTATAATTTTAGAAAGAGTAGATAATTATTGGGGAAACGAAGCTTTACATGGTGGGAAAAAACCCGCTGCCAAATATATAGTGCATCCTATTTTCAAAAGTAACGACGAAGGTAGTTTAGCTTTTGAAAACGGCGAAGTAGACGTTTCTCAGCAATTTACTCCAAGAATATGGGAAATGTGGGAAAAGAAAGGACTTCCAGTTGGTACATGGTATGATGAGATCCCTTATTATGTGCCTTCATCAATGCCTTCGTTGTGGTTTAACGTGAACAAATATCCTCTTAGTTTGCCTGAAGTTAGAAAAGCTATTGCATATTCCGTAAATTACTCTAGAATTTCCGAACTTGCTATGTCCAATTATTCCCCCAAGGTTCAAGCCAGTCTTATACTACCCTATGGTGGCGAAGCAAAATACTTCGATGAAAACTTGGTAAAACAATACGGTTGGGAATACAATCCAAAAGAAGCTGTTAGAATATTAGAAGAAGATTTAGGAGCAACAAAGGGTAGAGATGGAATATACGTTCTTCCAGATGGAACAAGATTAGGCCCATTTACCGTAGAATGTCCGTACGGTTGGACAGACTGGAATGCTTCTTTACAAATTGTTGCACAATCAGCAAGAGCAGTAGGTATAGACATTCAAACATCTTTCCCTGATGCACCTATAGCCTATGATAACCGACAAACAGGTAACTTCGATATGACTATGTGGACACCTTCACAACCTTCACCCGCTCAACCATGGTTGAGATTCCAAATAGCTCTTTACTCAAAAGGTGTTCCCGAAGTTGGGCAAATTGCATACAGTAACTTCGGAAGATATAGAAATGAATGGGCTGATCAACTCATCGATATGAATCCAAAAGTAACCAACGAAAAAGAATTAAAGAACCTCTATACAGAGCTAGACCAAATATACAGAGAAGACATACCAATGTTCCCATTGATGTATAGACCTCAGACATTTTATGAATACAATGAAACCTACTGGACAGGTTGGGCAAACGCAAAAAATCCTTATGCGCCGCCGATGCCTTTGGTAGGAGCAGGAATGGAGATGTTGTGGCATTTAGAACCTGCTAAATAAAGTTTTTACTAACTATTGATTTAAACAAGAGTTCGTGGGGGGAAGTATTGGCCCCCATGAACTCTTTTAAATATACCTACGAGAGGTGAAATATGTGAAAGAATTTACGAGGTATTTTTTTCAAAAATTTTTTTGGTATTTACTAGCTTTTTTCTTGGCCTTGTTTTTAAATTTCTTCTTACCAAGGCTCATTCCAGGAGATCCTATTTCAGTTATAGTAAGTAAAATGATGTCTGGAACCGTCGCAAGTGAAACGCAAGAAAGGGTTTATCAATCTTTTGTGGAAGAGTTTGGATTGGATAAACCTTTACCTATTCAGTTTTTTAAATATATAGGAAATGTTTTTAGAGGTGATTTAGGAACGTCGTTCAGTTTGTATCCTCTTTCTGTTAATGAAGTTTTGGGAAACGCTATTGTATGGACTATTTCTTTACAATTTCCGGCAATAATTGTGGGTTGGATATTAGGGAACTTACTGGGGGCTGCTGCTGCCTACAGAAAGGGATTTTTCGACAAAACCATTTTCCCAGTAGCGTTGTTCGTTAATTCCATCCCTTATTATGCTTTGGCAATCATATTACTATACGTTTTTGGAGTTTACTTGGGATGGTTTCCGATTGGCGGTGGTTACAGCAGAACATTGCTTCCTTCGTGGAGTTGGGCTTTTGTAATTGATGTTTTACATCATTACTTTTTACCCTTTATTTCCATCGTTTTAGTAACAATAGGGGGACAAGCCATAGGTATGAGAGAAATGTCGATATATGAATTAAATACAGATTATGTTACCTACAGTAAGATGTTAGGTATCAAAGATAAGAAGATTCAAAGCTATGTCTTCAAAAATGCAGTTCTTCCTCAAATAACAGGGCTTGCAATAAGTTTAGGCACCATGATAGGGGGAGCTTTGATCACGGAGATAGTCTTTGGATACCCAGGAGTGGGAACATGGCTATTCAACGGAATAAGACAGCTAGATTATCCAATGATCCAAGGCTCAACGCTTATAATAGCGATGATGGTTTTAATTGCCAATTTTATTTTGGATATGGTCTACGGACTAATAGATCCTAGAATTAAAGCTGCACAAACGGAGGAGGGTTAACATGAATACAATAAAATTACTATTGAAATCTCCTAAATTCTTAATAGGCTTCAGCCTTTTCATGTTTTTATTCCTAACTGCCTTCATATACCCTGCAGTATCACCAAAAGATCCATTGGAGATGGTTGGATTTATGTACGAATCCCC
Protein-coding sequences here:
- a CDS encoding glycoside hydrolase family 3 N-terminal domain-containing protein translates to MNKDDLGKFFLLGFPKGIKNHHLDLIRRVRPAGVMLYPSNMENLNSLQINMERLYEIIDEGVKLFISSDHEGGQLETVPGIFPSPGNKAIGSTNNPKYAYDYGEYLGKVLKKNGFNMLFAPVLDVFAENASPVVGLRAYSNNEEIVSSCGNNFIKGLEKNKIIATCKHFPGHGKAVQDSHYEIPVITDICEKDIYPFEKAVELGTKSIMTAHILYPTYDEQNIATLSKSILKDFLRDKLKYKGIIISDALEMKAIHDNYSPKEIVNKFFSATGDILLVGDTDANFEPLYNELQKSFSNGEIEKDLMEESYKRILSLQDQYINTTYETRFLAQIAEKAIYTNIQNKLDVPNVTFVLPNGDPLSPADTSNKDYFEYKTLVKSMFESSKIITYDVKQGTTDTPLERSEVIISFVVDSSRFKNQLKMQKKLKDFSKEVIYIILRNENDLDNYQGEKYILTNSTKPISIYYALKSVLNLPK
- a CDS encoding extracellular solute-binding protein, with product MSKKILLMVLVVGLALLSFGKTKISVWQFMMDDTLSKQVKAQFEAANPDIELEIVQLSWATGFDRIVTSIAAGSAPDVIELGNTWLATFASQGVLRPVDDIVGKVKDDYVAWNFVEYQGKTWGFPWLLAPRAMYYNLELLDKAGLDPDNPPKTWNELLNASQKINALGSDIYGVGLCVGELYSPYQEWFLPAVWGNMGHFVSPDLKKAILNSEPVIETANYYRVLSNYALLGKESELAEAFGKGKLGFFFAGPAYINNTQRDYPETIFDVVLIPKPREHHGYHASFAGGEVLGISSQSKNVEEAWRVIEFLLSEEVAMQITRTTGEVFPTKVGIEKDPWFESHPLHATFLEQNKYAVPFPPLAEANKIEQLFTNIVEEILLTDAPIEEILQKYNQQIQNLL
- a CDS encoding sugar ABC transporter permease; amino-acid sequence: MFILKLNSKYNITTFVFLLPWIITFIIFSLYPIIFSFGISFTNYTGLSPEINFVGLKNYLSLFKDEIFLKAMRNTFVFVIGTIPFTTVISILLAVLINSKMVRFKGLFKAGFFLPSVMSMVVISTIWRYIYSADGIINYLLQTVGIEKNTGWLASPDTALLSIMIMNVWAAIGYYTIIFLAGLQSIPEELYESASIDGASSTDKFFKITLPLIKPTLFFVIAINTIRSFQIFTEIFTMTGGGPLNSTQTIVHYLYMTGFRQFRMGYASAMAYILVIIILIITLIQQRALRSEY
- a CDS encoding carbohydrate ABC transporter permease, with amino-acid sequence MNIKKNIILLISFMILIIFLLPLVIMIYTSFIPQGTMTNIVKEFYLNDFEAGYMSVLRRTISPLGNTNYSLFKESPETSQSLLIESKEEKNPGIKMIGSTRDLRKMDNFNFWIKVDNPEIINGFVSFEDINGNSQSIPFSYKSQGQWEQIQISKKALDKEQINLKYITGISIILNNEKGILDLNFLIDDIQIQNQYPTLLNYIIVWNEEMFGRYIFNSFIVSGTILISNLLFSSMVAYAFARRDFKGKNILFAIVLITMMIPFQVTTIPIFILMKNLKLLDTYFALILPHLVTPFGIFILKQYIEQLPIEIEQAAVVDGAGPFTVFFKIILPLSTPALAVMGINTFITTWNDLFMPLILTSSREMRTAQVGLALYQQLTQLQWPYLMSASTIVGLPIMIAFLIFQKQIISGITAGSVKG
- a CDS encoding GNAT family N-acetyltransferase — its product is MADMLVKLYDLNYDEKIFTELKDSKLTVRRAKAPEKFIVLNWIKKEFGDHWASECDVSFSNKPISCFIALDEDKNKIIGFSCFDATCKNFFGPMGVDKNYRGKDIGKALLLIALKSMEESGYAYAIIGGVGPAKFYEKTANAILIENSEPGFYKGMLKS
- a CDS encoding ABC transporter substrate-binding protein, which gives rise to MKKVFVVFLLLASLVMGSALFAQVTQIPREEAVYVAGFQWGPPTTDNPLAGGPMTFVSDPRQHIWIYETLFTWDALNGKYVPILGESYRWLDDLRLEVKVNPKAYFHDGEPVTADDVVYSYKLGQKYPLGLQIWEWLKDVYKVDNHTVIFEMKPDNPNRLMVEDAIGATFILPEHIWSKVEAENNYDLTKIRQFRNENPVGSGPYKVFYESPETIILERVDNYWGNEALHGGKKPAAKYIVHPIFKSNDEGSLAFENGEVDVSQQFTPRIWEMWEKKGLPVGTWYDEIPYYVPSSMPSLWFNVNKYPLSLPEVRKAIAYSVNYSRISELAMSNYSPKVQASLILPYGGEAKYFDENLVKQYGWEYNPKEAVRILEEDLGATKGRDGIYVLPDGTRLGPFTVECPYGWTDWNASLQIVAQSARAVGIDIQTSFPDAPIAYDNRQTGNFDMTMWTPSQPSPAQPWLRFQIALYSKGVPEVGQIAYSNFGRYRNEWADQLIDMNPKVTNEKELKNLYTELDQIYREDIPMFPLMYRPQTFYEYNETYWTGWANAKNPYAPPMPLVGAGMEMLWHLEPAK
- a CDS encoding ABC transporter permease: MKEFTRYFFQKFFWYLLAFFLALFLNFFLPRLIPGDPISVIVSKMMSGTVASETQERVYQSFVEEFGLDKPLPIQFFKYIGNVFRGDLGTSFSLYPLSVNEVLGNAIVWTISLQFPAIIVGWILGNLLGAAAAYRKGFFDKTIFPVALFVNSIPYYALAIILLYVFGVYLGWFPIGGGYSRTLLPSWSWAFVIDVLHHYFLPFISIVLVTIGGQAIGMREMSIYELNTDYVTYSKMLGIKDKKIQSYVFKNAVLPQITGLAISLGTMIGGALITEIVFGYPGVGTWLFNGIRQLDYPMIQGSTLIIAMMVLIANFILDMVYGLIDPRIKAAQTEEG